One segment of Mycolicibacterium sp. YH-1 DNA contains the following:
- a CDS encoding APC family permease: protein MVLGKDVSRADSGMEDFGYRESLDRSIGKFASFAAGVSYISILTGTFQLFYFGYGTAGPAYLWSWPIVFVGQMAVALCFMELAAKYPVAGSVYNWSKKLASRLVGWISGWLMLTASIVTISAVALAYQLNLPRLWSGFQIVGDGSGEYDYAANAVLLGTVLIAFTTLINALGVKLMSRINSAGVFIELIAAVLIAFLLAINIERGPDIFFSTNGYGAGESAGFLGAFLVASLASGYVMYGFDTASSLGEETVEPRRTAPKAIFRAILASFVIGGAILVFAVMAAPNLEDPKLGESSGGLQYIVEQVMWGPLGTIFLVCIVIAVTVCTLAVHTAAIRLTFAMARDNALPFGERLATVNPKTQTPIVPAVTIGIIAVIILVINIGQPKIFTVLTSIAIIMIYLAYLMVTGPMLKKRLQGQWPPADLAEGGYFTMGRWGLLVNVVAVVWGGAMALNLAWPRAAVYGEPWYNTWGAFVYIGVILGAGLLWYVMKGRKHIGTLASHASAERAEADG, encoded by the coding sequence ATGGTGCTCGGCAAAGATGTTTCGCGGGCCGACAGCGGTATGGAGGACTTCGGCTACCGAGAGTCACTGGATCGGAGTATCGGAAAGTTCGCCAGCTTCGCGGCAGGCGTCAGCTATATCTCGATCCTGACGGGCACGTTCCAGCTGTTCTACTTCGGGTACGGCACCGCGGGACCCGCCTATCTGTGGTCGTGGCCGATCGTGTTCGTCGGGCAGATGGCCGTCGCACTGTGCTTCATGGAACTCGCGGCCAAGTATCCGGTGGCGGGCTCGGTCTACAACTGGAGCAAGAAGCTGGCCAGTCGGCTGGTCGGATGGATATCGGGCTGGTTGATGCTCACCGCGTCGATCGTGACGATCTCGGCGGTCGCGCTGGCCTATCAGCTCAACCTGCCGAGGCTGTGGAGCGGATTCCAGATTGTCGGCGATGGGAGCGGTGAGTATGACTACGCCGCCAACGCCGTTCTCCTCGGCACCGTGCTGATCGCGTTCACCACGCTGATCAACGCCCTCGGCGTGAAGCTGATGTCCCGGATCAACAGCGCCGGGGTGTTCATCGAACTCATTGCGGCCGTCCTGATTGCCTTCCTGCTCGCCATCAACATCGAACGCGGTCCGGACATCTTCTTCTCCACCAACGGTTACGGGGCAGGGGAGAGCGCAGGTTTCCTCGGCGCCTTCCTGGTGGCCTCACTAGCCTCCGGGTACGTCATGTACGGCTTCGACACCGCCAGCTCGTTGGGCGAGGAGACCGTCGAACCGCGACGCACCGCGCCAAAGGCGATCTTCCGGGCGATCCTGGCGTCGTTCGTGATCGGCGGCGCGATCCTGGTGTTCGCCGTCATGGCGGCGCCCAACCTGGAGGACCCGAAGCTCGGCGAGAGTTCCGGTGGCCTGCAGTACATCGTCGAGCAAGTCATGTGGGGCCCGCTGGGCACTATCTTCCTGGTCTGCATCGTCATCGCCGTCACGGTGTGCACGCTCGCTGTCCACACCGCGGCGATCCGACTGACGTTCGCGATGGCTCGCGACAATGCGTTGCCGTTCGGGGAGAGGCTGGCCACCGTCAATCCGAAGACCCAGACTCCGATCGTGCCCGCGGTGACGATCGGCATCATCGCGGTGATCATTCTGGTGATCAACATCGGCCAGCCGAAGATCTTCACCGTGCTGACCTCGATCGCGATCATCATGATCTACCTGGCGTATCTGATGGTCACCGGTCCGATGCTGAAGAAGCGGCTGCAGGGGCAGTGGCCGCCGGCCGATCTCGCCGAGGGCGGCTACTTCACCATGGGCCGCTGGGGTCTGCTGGTCAACGTCGTCGCAGTGGTCTGGGGTGGCGCCATGGCGCTCAACTTGGCGTGGCCGCGCGCCGCTGTTTACGGCGAGCCCTGGTACAACACGTGGGGTGCGTTCGTCTACATCGGCGTGATACTCGGCGCGGGTCTGCTGTGGTATGTCATGAAGGGCCGCAAGCACATTGGCACGCTGGCATCACATGCCTCGGCGGAGAGGGCGGAGGCGGATGGCTGA
- a CDS encoding GMC family oxidoreductase, whose product MADSGTFDYVIAGGGTAGCALAARLSEDPDVTVCVLEAGPSDVGDDNILVLSEWMHLLDSGYDWDYPVEPQERGNSFMRHARAKVLGGCSSHNSCIAFLPPAECLDEWVEMGATGWSAAEVLPLTARLKDIVQLRDVPPVDPCGVAVLSAAADVGMPTVAFNRGETVRNGAGWFQINAADDGTRMSSSHAYLHPVLDSRSNLEVRTGCWVSEILFDDANQTESRRFARPAATGVRYQRPDLTGYDTVTAQREVIVTAGAIDTPKLLMLSGIGPTAHLRELGIPVRVDSPGVGSNLDDHVEGLVFWEASRPMVTTSTQWWEIGLFATIDPVPEGARGQPDLMMHYGSVPFDMNTLRRGYPTTDNGFCLTPNVTQGRSRGTVRLRSRDFRDRPRVDPRYFTDPEGYDDRIMLTGVKLARRIAEQTALKPWIARELAPGPDAVTDDELLDYIHQCHNTVYHPAATARMGALDDPTAVLDPELRVKGVSGLRVVDASAMPKLPAVNPNITVMTMAEKCADLVRHSAAAGRRG is encoded by the coding sequence ATGGCTGACTCCGGCACGTTCGACTACGTCATCGCCGGCGGGGGGACCGCGGGTTGCGCGCTGGCGGCCAGGTTGTCCGAGGATCCCGACGTCACGGTGTGCGTGCTCGAGGCTGGGCCGTCGGACGTCGGCGACGACAACATTCTGGTGCTCTCGGAGTGGATGCACCTGCTCGACTCGGGCTACGACTGGGACTACCCGGTTGAACCGCAGGAACGCGGCAACTCGTTCATGCGGCACGCCAGGGCCAAGGTGCTCGGTGGGTGTTCGTCGCACAACTCGTGCATTGCGTTCCTGCCGCCTGCCGAGTGTCTTGACGAGTGGGTCGAGATGGGTGCCACAGGGTGGAGCGCGGCCGAGGTCCTGCCGCTCACAGCGCGATTGAAGGACATCGTGCAGCTGCGCGACGTACCGCCGGTGGATCCCTGCGGGGTGGCGGTGCTGTCTGCGGCCGCCGACGTCGGCATGCCGACCGTGGCCTTCAACCGCGGTGAGACAGTGCGCAATGGGGCTGGGTGGTTTCAGATCAACGCCGCCGACGACGGCACCCGGATGTCCAGTTCGCACGCCTACCTGCATCCGGTGCTGGACTCCCGGTCCAACCTCGAGGTCCGCACCGGGTGCTGGGTCTCGGAGATCCTGTTCGATGACGCGAACCAGACCGAATCCCGTCGCTTCGCTCGCCCCGCTGCGACGGGGGTTCGCTACCAGCGCCCGGACCTCACTGGCTACGACACGGTGACGGCGCAGCGCGAGGTCATCGTCACCGCTGGGGCCATCGACACCCCGAAGTTGCTGATGCTCTCGGGAATCGGTCCGACCGCGCATCTGCGGGAGCTGGGCATCCCGGTGCGGGTCGACTCGCCGGGTGTGGGGTCCAACCTGGACGATCATGTCGAGGGCCTGGTGTTCTGGGAGGCATCCCGGCCAATGGTGACGACGTCGACGCAGTGGTGGGAGATCGGCCTGTTTGCCACCATCGACCCCGTTCCCGAAGGTGCCAGAGGCCAGCCGGACCTGATGATGCACTACGGCAGCGTCCCGTTCGACATGAACACTCTGCGCCGCGGCTATCCGACGACGGATAACGGATTCTGCTTGACGCCCAACGTCACCCAGGGCCGGTCCCGCGGAACTGTGCGACTGCGCAGCCGCGACTTCCGGGATCGGCCGAGGGTTGACCCGCGCTACTTCACCGATCCGGAGGGCTATGACGACCGGATCATGCTGACCGGCGTGAAGTTGGCCCGCCGCATCGCCGAGCAGACGGCGCTGAAGCCGTGGATTGCGCGCGAACTGGCGCCGGGGCCCGATGCCGTCACCGACGACGAACTGCTGGACTACATCCACCAATGCCACAACACCGTCTATCACCCGGCGGCGACCGCCAGGATGGGCGCGCTTGACGATCCGACGGCGGTGCTCGATCCGGAGTTGCGGGTCAAGGGGGTGAGCGGGCTGCGCGTCGTGGACGCTTCGGCGATGCCGAAACTTCCTGCGGTGAACCCCAACATCACCGTTATGACGATGGCCGAGAAGTGTGCTGATCTGGTCCGGCACTCCGCTGCCGCTGGGCGCAGGGGCTGA
- a CDS encoding putative nucleotidyltransferase substrate binding domain-containing protein — protein sequence MSAAELAELAAESAVVEFPAHTEVADYAARAPDGVWMVHSGQVTLQSAEGSIIDTVGPGGLFGYTPLLTGDGMEFTARTTVPSVLVRLPDPLVRAQFAKPAGLAYLASSAWTVGSADQPTIAPATDSQPISELLHGEVLLVSPDTSVRDAVIEMAAHQVSYALIRLPGGELGIFTDRDLRTRVVAAGIGVDVPIADVMSAPARTVTADLTAETVLMEMLECGWRHMPVVTPRGEVIGVLEDADLLAASARQSFILRRAIGQATDAAELSLIGRRVADISADLFRNGTKASATSAILSVVIDSLVRKALQLALAESARTTVDGFAWLSLGSVARREAMPSSDVDSALSWRDDLDSAGPELRAVAVRTHEILDSCGLPSDRNGAIASKPSFSRSRSQWLTAAEAWLADPLRDHGLMLSSLMIDGRVVWGDPALNIVPAVYRRMRVDHPNALRLQLLNALSGRARARSLRDVLARRGGTFDLKAHAVTPIVNLARWGGLSAAVSSASTPVRLSAAAEAGAMSERDANTLGDVFAMVQRLRMAHQVEQLIAGHTPGDVITMSELSPLNRSLLGDGLREIAAVQRRVRQSANWRV from the coding sequence ATGTCGGCCGCGGAACTCGCCGAGTTGGCCGCCGAGTCGGCCGTTGTCGAGTTCCCGGCGCACACCGAGGTGGCCGACTACGCCGCACGGGCACCCGACGGCGTCTGGATGGTGCACTCGGGACAGGTGACACTGCAGTCTGCCGAGGGGTCGATCATCGACACCGTAGGTCCCGGCGGACTCTTCGGCTACACCCCGCTGCTGACCGGTGACGGGATGGAGTTCACCGCGCGCACAACGGTTCCCAGCGTCCTCGTCCGTCTGCCCGACCCGTTGGTCCGAGCACAGTTCGCCAAGCCCGCCGGGTTGGCGTACCTGGCATCCTCGGCGTGGACCGTCGGGAGCGCCGACCAGCCGACCATCGCGCCCGCCACCGACAGCCAGCCGATCTCCGAACTGCTGCACGGCGAGGTGCTACTGGTATCCCCGGATACCTCGGTGCGCGACGCTGTCATCGAGATGGCCGCCCACCAGGTCTCCTATGCGCTCATCCGGTTGCCCGGCGGTGAACTCGGCATCTTCACCGACCGCGATCTGCGGACGCGGGTGGTGGCCGCGGGCATCGGAGTGGACGTGCCGATCGCCGATGTGATGAGCGCCCCCGCCCGGACGGTCACCGCCGATCTCACGGCCGAGACCGTGCTCATGGAGATGCTCGAGTGCGGGTGGCGACACATGCCGGTCGTGACACCCCGCGGCGAGGTGATCGGCGTCCTTGAAGACGCTGACCTGCTCGCGGCCTCGGCGCGGCAGAGCTTCATACTGCGACGCGCGATTGGGCAGGCCACTGACGCTGCCGAACTGTCGTTGATCGGCCGCAGGGTGGCGGACATCTCGGCGGACCTGTTCCGCAACGGCACCAAGGCGTCGGCAACCAGCGCGATTCTGTCGGTCGTCATCGACAGCCTGGTGCGAAAGGCGTTGCAGCTCGCACTCGCTGAGTCCGCGCGAACCACAGTCGACGGGTTCGCGTGGCTGTCGCTGGGCAGTGTGGCGCGGCGGGAGGCGATGCCGTCGTCCGACGTCGACAGCGCGCTGTCGTGGCGGGACGATTTGGACTCGGCCGGCCCGGAACTGCGGGCGGTCGCGGTGCGCACACACGAGATCCTGGACAGCTGTGGTCTTCCGTCGGACCGCAACGGCGCCATCGCGTCCAAACCGAGCTTCTCCCGGTCGCGGTCGCAGTGGCTCACCGCGGCCGAGGCTTGGCTCGCAGACCCGCTGCGCGACCACGGTCTCATGCTGTCATCGCTGATGATCGATGGCCGGGTGGTCTGGGGTGATCCGGCATTGAACATCGTTCCTGCGGTGTATCGCAGGATGCGGGTGGACCACCCGAACGCGCTGCGACTGCAGCTGCTGAACGCGCTGTCGGGGCGCGCGCGGGCCAGATCGCTGCGCGATGTGCTGGCCCGGCGGGGCGGGACCTTCGACCTCAAGGCTCACGCCGTGACGCCCATAGTCAACCTGGCCCGGTGGGGCGGCCTGAGCGCCGCCGTGTCATCGGCGAGCACGCCGGTGCGGCTGAGCGCGGCGGCAGAGGCCGGTGCGATGAGCGAGCGGGACGCCAACACGCTCGGTGACGTGTTCGCCATGGTGCAGCGGCTCCGGATGGCTCATCAGGTCGAACAGCTGATCGCAGGACACACACCCGGGGACGTCATCACGATGTCGGAGCTGTCACCCCTGAACCGAAGCCTGCTGGGCGACGGGCTTCGTGAGATCGCCGCGGTGCAGCGGCGAGTCCGCCAGTCCGCGAATTGGCGCGTATAG
- a CDS encoding IclR family transcriptional regulator, producing the protein METGSEGLSKGLSEGRSAAVQSVDRALLVLEILARLGQAGVTEIAAELGVHKSTVSRLVAVLEARGFVEQVSDRGPYRLGFAIARLARASSGQPDLGRLGQAVCDGLAADVAETVNLAILDGERIVNIVEAIGPNEITLRTWVGQSCPAHATSSGKVLLAWAGAAAQLTDPLQGFTPKTVVEVAELERELCAVRARGWASVSEELEVGLNAVAAPVRDANSEVVAALSVSGPSYRLSGDRFEEIAKVTISAADAVSSRLGWVDGVTEPGR; encoded by the coding sequence ATGGAGACGGGTTCGGAGGGCCTTTCTAAGGGCCTATCAGAAGGCCGCAGCGCTGCGGTCCAATCGGTCGACCGCGCACTGCTGGTTCTGGAGATTCTGGCGCGTCTCGGGCAAGCCGGTGTCACCGAGATCGCTGCCGAACTGGGCGTGCACAAGTCGACGGTGTCACGGCTGGTCGCAGTGCTCGAGGCGCGCGGTTTCGTCGAACAGGTATCCGATCGCGGCCCCTACCGGCTCGGGTTCGCCATCGCACGCCTCGCGCGGGCCAGCAGCGGACAACCCGACCTGGGCAGGCTCGGTCAAGCTGTCTGCGATGGTCTGGCCGCCGATGTCGCCGAGACCGTGAATCTGGCGATCCTCGATGGCGAGCGCATCGTCAATATCGTCGAGGCGATCGGCCCCAATGAGATCACCCTGCGGACGTGGGTGGGGCAGAGCTGTCCCGCACATGCGACATCGAGCGGCAAGGTTCTCCTTGCGTGGGCGGGCGCCGCCGCCCAGCTCACCGATCCACTGCAGGGCTTCACCCCTAAGACGGTCGTCGAAGTCGCCGAGCTGGAGCGCGAGCTATGCGCCGTGCGGGCGCGCGGCTGGGCCAGCGTGAGCGAGGAACTTGAGGTGGGGCTGAACGCCGTCGCCGCACCGGTCCGCGATGCCAATTCCGAAGTGGTTGCCGCGCTGAGTGTTTCGGGACCATCATACCGGCTGTCGGGGGATCGATTCGAGGAGATCGCCAAGGTGACGATCTCAGCCGCCGACGCTGTCAGTAGCCGCCTGGGCTGGGTTGACGGCGTCACTGAACCAGGGCGTTGA
- a CDS encoding SDR family NAD(P)-dependent oxidoreductase, which produces MTSTSSRPVLLVVGAGPGLGMSVAHRFGSEGHAVALVSRSNSRHTEYLTALADAGIEAAAFTADASDTDALRAAIDGARARFGRIDVGYYGPAAALAIADITTLDAPGATEALLGVVPAVDFASSLLPDLIARGSGGLLFAGGLSSVLPMPALGGLALAAAALRNYALTLHAALAPMGVYSGTLTIGGLIERGDIHRAVLDHPDMLADMAAATLNPDDLADTLWRMYTSRTDSEVVVNALVQ; this is translated from the coding sequence ATGACCTCAACTTCATCGCGACCCGTTCTTCTCGTCGTCGGTGCCGGTCCAGGACTGGGCATGTCAGTGGCCCACCGATTCGGTTCCGAGGGACACGCAGTGGCACTCGTCTCCCGCTCCAACAGTCGCCACACCGAGTACCTGACGGCGCTCGCCGACGCGGGAATCGAGGCGGCGGCGTTCACCGCGGATGCCTCGGACACCGATGCGCTGCGGGCGGCCATCGACGGCGCCCGCGCCCGCTTCGGCCGTATCGACGTCGGGTACTACGGCCCCGCCGCGGCGTTGGCGATCGCGGACATCACGACACTCGACGCCCCAGGTGCGACCGAGGCCCTACTCGGCGTGGTGCCCGCCGTCGACTTCGCGTCGTCGCTGCTGCCTGACCTCATCGCACGCGGCAGTGGTGGACTGCTCTTCGCCGGCGGGTTGAGCAGTGTGCTGCCAATGCCCGCGCTCGGCGGCCTGGCCCTAGCGGCGGCCGCACTGCGGAACTACGCGCTGACACTGCACGCCGCCCTGGCACCGATGGGCGTCTACTCCGGGACGCTGACCATCGGGGGTTTGATCGAGCGGGGCGACATTCACCGCGCCGTCCTCGATCATCCGGACATGCTCGCGGACATGGCGGCGGCAACACTGAACCCCGACGATCTCGCGGACACACTGTGGCGGATGTACACCAGCCGAACGGATTCCGAGGTGGTCGTCAACGCCCTGGTTCAGTGA
- a CDS encoding TetR/AcrR family transcriptional regulator, translating into MSQSMRADALRNRERLVSAAAELFTERGLDVPLDEVARRAGVSIGTLYNHFPNRGALLDEVLPERLAAFDVLAEAAMGDPDAWRGFVTLLEGVFAMQARDRALNEAIARSQVGGVDAAADCGRAGGALDAVAQRAREAGVLRSDFGPEDLVTLVSAMSKVIAMSAGDDTPWRRHLGFVLDGLRAT; encoded by the coding sequence ATGTCCCAGTCGATGCGTGCCGATGCGCTGCGCAACCGCGAACGACTGGTGTCGGCGGCCGCGGAGCTGTTCACCGAACGTGGGCTGGATGTCCCACTGGATGAGGTGGCACGGCGCGCAGGGGTGAGCATCGGCACGCTCTACAACCACTTCCCGAATCGCGGGGCACTGCTCGATGAGGTCCTGCCGGAGCGGCTGGCCGCCTTCGATGTGCTGGCAGAGGCCGCAATGGGCGACCCAGACGCGTGGCGCGGGTTTGTGACGCTGCTTGAGGGTGTGTTCGCCATGCAGGCCCGAGATCGCGCCCTCAACGAGGCGATAGCCCGTAGTCAGGTGGGCGGTGTGGACGCCGCGGCGGACTGCGGCCGCGCCGGCGGAGCGCTGGACGCTGTGGCGCAGCGGGCAAGAGAGGCCGGGGTGCTGCGGTCCGACTTCGGTCCCGAGGACCTCGTGACGCTGGTGTCGGCGATGTCGAAGGTGATCGCCATGTCGGCCGGTGATGACACCCCGTGGCGGCGGCATCTCGGCTTCGTGTTGGACGGGCTGCGCGCGACCTGA